The sequence below is a genomic window from bacterium 336/3.
TGGGTTACCAAATAACACCCCTCAAACAAGGGCTTTCCAAAACGTTGGAATGGTTGAAGGGTAATCCGTAATTAGGCTAGCTACATAATACCAAAAAACTAAATTTAAAAGACCTGCAAGGAAAATTATCCAAGCAGGTTTTTTATCTTCAAAAAAGCAATAATGTAATATTCCAAACGGGATAGCAACAGCAGAACCAAACAATAGAATTTCAAAAATTATCCCTCCAATAAAGTATGCTAATAAAAATGCTATTCCATTAGAGCCAATAATAGCCAGAATGGTATATAAAATTATAGAGAAAAAGTTTTTATATGAACTATTCATACTTTATTAAAAGTTGCTATTCCTCAAACTGAAATTTCAGATATTTAATTTTTTCACCTTTTTCCTCAAAAGCTATTTCGTATTTGGTTTTGATACCAAAATGGTCTTTGGCAAACTCAGAATTGTGGAGGTCGTAGGTGTAAGAGAAATTTTTAATTTTTTGTTCTTGTAGAATTTCCAAAGTATAATCAAAAAGCCCTGTGTTATCTGTTTTGAAATGCAACCAGCCATCTTTTTGAAGCAAATTTTTATACATTTCCAAAAAACGAGGGTGAGTCAATCTTCGGCGAGCGTCTGCTTCTTTGGGGCGAGGGTCTGGGTGGATAATCCAAATTTCAAAAACTTCTTTATTATCAAAAAATTGCTCTAAATTTTGAATATATGTTCTCAAAAAAGCTACATTTTCAAGCCCTTTTTCAATAGCAATGGTGCTGCCTTTCCAAATTCTCGCCCCTTTGATATCCACGCCTACAAAGTTTTTCTCAGGATATTGTTCAGCAAGCCCCACAGAGTACTCTCCACGTCCACAAGCCAATTCCAATACTAATGGATTTGTATTTTTGAAATGTTCTTCTTGCCATTTGCCTTTGCAGTTTTCATAAAATGGCTTTCCATCTTCTACAACATTGTAACTCTGTTCGTTTTGAGCAAATCTGTCTAATTTTTTTCTTCCCATAAAAGTATTATTTAATTGCTTCTAAAATAGTTTGGACTATTTGTTTTAAATTTTCTTCTTTTAAACCAACTCCAGAGGGCAAACTAACTGATTGTTCATAAATCTGCCATGTATGGTCATTTTCTGTAATATATGTAGCATTTTGGTGCATGGGCAAACGATTAAGCGGATACCACAATTTGCGAGTCTGAATGCCTTGTTTTTCAAGAGCTTCTTGAATAGTTTTACTCTGATTGCTTAAAAAAGTTGTTAGCCAATTATTAGGTTTCACATCACTCAAGTTTTTCTGAAATGTTACTTTTGCTGATAAATTTTGGTGATAAAAATGATAAATGTATTTTTTTTGCTTTAAAAAATGCTCTAATTGTTCCATTTGAGCAAGTCCAACGGCTGCCAGTAGATTAATGAGGCGATAATTATAGCCTACTTCATCATGATAATATTCATGTAAATCTGCTTTTGACTGATTTGCCCAATGTCGTACTTTTTGTGCAATTTGCTCGTTTTGAGTAAGTATCATGCCACCTCCACCAGTGGTAACTACTTTATTTCCATTGAAACTGATAATGCCAACATCTGCTAAACACCCTGTATGTGTATTTTTATAAAAACTACCCAACGACTCGGCAGCATCCTCAACCACAGTAATATGATATTTTTGAGCTAACGTTAAAATATTTTGCATTTCGCCTACATTACCTAAAATATGAACAGGCAAAATAGCTTTGATTCTTTTTTTAGAGTTTTTAATGAAACAACTATTATTTTCAATAAAGCAGTCTTTTTCTAAAAAACTCTCAAGTAAAGTTGAATCAAGTTGCCAAGTATCTTGCGTAATATCTACAAATAAAGGTTCTGCTCCACAATAATGAATGGCATTGACACTTGCTACAAAGCTCAAATTTGGTAAAATAACCATATCATTTCTTTCTACACCCACAGCAAGTAAAGCCAAATGCAATGCAGCAGTGCCACTTGAAACAGCAATAGCATATTTGCTTTTTGTGTATTGTGCTACTTTATCCTCAAATAATGGAATATATTTGCCCACAGATGTAATCCAGTTGGTTTCAAGGCAATCCTGAATGTATTTCCATTCGTTGCCAGCTAAATGGGGTAGGGCTAAAGGAATATTGAAAGAATGACTTTGCACAAATTTTTTCCTCAAAAATAGCTTTTTTCTGTATCTTGCAAAAAAAAACGATAGTGGAAAGTAAATCAAAAGACTTCATTTTTGGCATTAGAGCCATCATAGAGGCTATCAAAGCAGAAAAGCAGATAGATAAACTCTTGGTATCGGTAGATGTAGGAAAATCGGAATTGATGGGAGAACTTTTAAGTTTAGCGAAAGAGAATAAGATTTTTTTACAAAGAGTACCAGATTACAAACTCAATAAAATTACTCCTAAAAATCATCAGGGAGCAATTGCATACCTTTCAGTAGTCAGTTATGCTTCATTTGAAGACATATTGCAAGGTGTTTTTGAAAAAGGAGAAACCCCTTTGTTTCTACTTTTAGATGGTGTTACAGATGTACGCAATTTAGGAGCAATAGCTCGTACAGCCGAATGTGCAGGTGTACATGCTATCATTGTTCCTGAAAAAAATTCGGCTCAAATCAGCAGTGATGCCATTAAGACATCAGCAGGGGCATTACATTATCTACCTGTATCTCGTGTGAAAAGTCTTTCGCAAACAGTTAAATATTTACAACAGGCAGGTGTTCAGATAGTTGCATGTACTGAAAAAACAGACAATTTTTTATATGATATAGATATGACAGCACCTATGGCTATTGTAATGGGAGCTGAAGATGTAGGTGTTTCCAACGATATTATCAAACAAGCTGACCATTTGGCTAAAATACCTATGTTTGGACAAATATCTTCGCTTAACGTTTCAGTTTCGGCAGGAGTTGTTTTGTATGAAGCTGTAAGACAACGAAAATAAAAAAGGGCTTTTTTAAAAGCCCTTTTTTATTTAACTATCATGAAATGTGTTGGTACTGGTATCATCATCAAAATCGTTAGAATGTGTTTTGATACTATCTTTGTCGTTATCATCAAAAGGTCTGAAACTTGTATCATGATAAAAACTATCTCTCATATAAAAATACCATAACAAATCGTCAGTAGTATTGGCAGATGTATAGCCTCCTTGATATTGTTTTTTTACAGTTTCCTTATTCTTTTGAGCATAGCATTCTAAACACAAAATAGGCTCTTCTCCTGTTTGTGTTTTAATCAGCCCACTTTGTTCATCTTTTTTTCTATTTTGGATAGTTTGTAACCCTCCAAAAATATGGTCTATACAAAAGTTTTTCTTACAATTGCTACATTGTGCAACTGCAACTGCTCCACACTCCTTTAATACAAAAAAACCAGTTTTAATTTGACAACGTTTCATAGGGGTTTTGATAATGTTTATAAGTTTTAGGCTGCTTGTTTTACTTTCTGATAGGCTTTTGCAACCAATCCTAAAAATTTATCTAAATTGGGTAATTTAACCTTTTCAACAATAGCAACTTCTTTTTGTTTATCTTTAATTTTAAAGGTATGACGTTTGTCATTAGGCTTTTCTTGAATAAAGCTTCCTTTTTGGGAAGATGAAGAACTATAATTATAATTATCTTTATCAAAACCGATGGTGATACTTATAAGTCTTTTGATACCATATTTGTATTTGGTTTTTATTTTACCTCTTGGATTGCTTTTGACAACCTTTCTTGAAAGTAATGTATCTACAAAATCGGCGGATAAAACAGTATCATCAGCCATACGAGCTGAAAAACTAAACCAAGGATATGTATAAATGGTATTGGTGATTTTAGGGTATTTGCCACCAACCGTGCTAAATATCCATACAAATAATAATACAAAACTTCCGACTGCAAAGAACCCTATAAATTCGTTGAGTAGCCTCTCTATTTGTTTGAAAATTGGAATGTTAGATGAAAGAGTATATAATAAAGCAATGACAACACCCAATACAACGATACTCAACATAATTCTGTTCATCCATTTGCTGAAAGCAGAAGGAGTATAATTTTTCTTAACACCAGTTTTATAACGTTTACTACGAGGAGCACCCAATTGACAACTCAAAGAAATCAAAGAGTTTTCTTTTCCTTCTTCTGTAAATATCTTAAAAAGAGGATAAACAAAAAGGCGTAACCGATTTTCTAAGTCAACTCTTTTGAATAAAAAATAAAAAAACCAAGAGATAAAAAATATAAACAAAAGTACTTTAAAAATATATCCATCTATAAAGTAAAGCCCTGTTTTTATCCAAAACTCAAGGGCATTATTTTGCAGAATGCTTGCCAAAATTATCCAAACAATAGATAAGCCAAATGTCCACCAACCTAATACAAAGCATGTATGACGAGCATTATCTGCATGCTCATCAAATTTTGTAAGATTATCGAGTGTGCTTATCCAATCGAAAGCAGATTTATTGCCTTCAATTTTTCTTAATAGAAGTATTTTGGTTTGCTCATTATTCAAAAATAAAAAATATCGAATGGCTAACCAAAACGATTTTAGAGCAAAAACAGGTTTATCCATACGAATAGACTTTTTCAAAAATAACTAAAAATCAGAGAAAAAAAAGCGTTTTTATAAAAAATCTAATACTGTTTCCATTTTTGCACCCCTTGAACCTTTTATTAAAATGAGACTATTGGTAAGTGTGGTGTCTTGTAACCAATTGTGTAACGAAAACTTATCAGTAAAATAATAGGCTTTGGGCAAAAAATTTAAAGCATATTGCATTTCTTCACCATACAAAACAATGGTTTCTATATTTTTAGAAGCAAGCAATTTTCCTAAATTTTCGTGTTCTTGCTTACTGAAAGCTCCCATTTCATTCATTTGTCCTAAAATAGCTATTTTTTTTTCTGATGGAGTAGTATCCAAATTTTCAACAGCTTCTTTCATAGAGCTGGGATTGGCATTGTAAGCATCTAAAATAATAGTGTTAGAACCTTTTCTGAGTAATTGAGACCTGTTATTACTAGGTGTGTATTCAGTAATGGCTTCATTGGCTACATGAGCAGGAACATCAAAATATTTACCAATACAAAGAGCAGTAGCAATGTTTGCAAAATTATATTTTCCAATCAATTGTGTTTCAGTTACTTCTTTAGATTCATTTTCATATTTTAAATAAAAATCGTATGGTAAAAGAGTTGCAGAAAAATAATCAGGAGCATTGGGATAGGTAAAAACTTGCTCTTTGGGAAAACGATTAGCCATCCGTACCAAATGTTCTTCGTTTGTGTTTAAAAATATCTTTCCATTGTTTTTGAGTAAATGATAATATAGTTCGCTATTTGCTTGTGCTACTCCTTCTAAGCTTCCAAAACCTTCCAAATGATCTAAGCCAATATTGGTAATAAGGCCATAATTTGGATTTGCAATTTCACACAAATCAGCTGTTTCACCAACATGGTTTGCACCCAGTTCAATCACAGCCATTTCTGTATCTTTGGGTATAGAAAGCAAAGTAAGTGGTACACCAATATGATTATTGAGATTGCCTTGTGTGGCAAATGTTTTATATTTTTTGGATAAAACCTTGTAAATAAGTTCTTTAGTGGTTGTTTTTCCATTAGACCCACCCACAGCAATAAAAGGAATTTGAAAACTATCTCTATACTTGCGTGCTAAAGATTGAAGAGCTTTGAGTACATCATCTACCAATACATATTGTTCACTTTCTTTATATTCTGCTTCATCAATCACAGCATACAAAGCACCTTTTCCAAGGGCTTCTTTGGCAAAAGCATTCCCATTAAAATTAGCTCCTTTCAAAGCAAAAAAAATGCTATTGGATTGTATTTTACGTGTATCTGTACTGATAGTAGGGTTTTTTAAAAATATTTGATATAAAGTATCTATGTTTGTCATATAAGTCTAAATTTCTGGGTGAAAATAAAAATAAATTGCTAAAAAATTAAAAAAATC
It includes:
- a CDS encoding tRNA (guanine-N7)-methyltransferase; the encoded protein is MGRKKLDRFAQNEQSYNVVEDGKPFYENCKGKWQEEHFKNTNPLVLELACGRGEYSVGLAEQYPEKNFVGVDIKGARIWKGSTIAIEKGLENVAFLRTYIQNLEQFFDNKEVFEIWIIHPDPRPKEADARRRLTHPRFLEMYKNLLQKDGWLHFKTDNTGLFDYTLEILQEQKIKNFSYTYDLHNSEFAKDHFGIKTKYEIAFEEKGEKIKYLKFQFEE
- a CDS encoding RNA methyltransferase, which encodes MQKKTIVESKSKDFIFGIRAIIEAIKAEKQIDKLLVSVDVGKSELMGELLSLAKENKIFLQRVPDYKLNKITPKNHQGAIAYLSVVSYASFEDILQGVFEKGETPLFLLLDGVTDVRNLGAIARTAECAGVHAIIVPEKNSAQISSDAIKTSAGALHYLPVSRVKSLSQTVKYLQQAGVQIVACTEKTDNFLYDIDMTAPMAIVMGAEDVGVSNDIIKQADHLAKIPMFGQISSLNVSVSAGVVLYEAVRQRK
- a CDS encoding UDP-N-acetylmuramoyl-tripeptide--D-alanyl-D-alanine ligase, with amino-acid sequence MTNIDTLYQIFLKNPTISTDTRKIQSNSIFFALKGANFNGNAFAKEALGKGALYAVIDEAEYKESEQYVLVDDVLKALQSLARKYRDSFQIPFIAVGGSNGKTTTKELIYKVLSKKYKTFATQGNLNNHIGVPLTLLSIPKDTEMAVIELGANHVGETADLCEIANPNYGLITNIGLDHLEGFGSLEGVAQANSELYYHLLKNNGKIFLNTNEEHLVRMANRFPKEQVFTYPNAPDYFSATLLPYDFYLKYENESKEVTETQLIGKYNFANIATALCIGKYFDVPAHVANEAITEYTPSNNRSQLLRKGSNTIILDAYNANPSSMKEAVENLDTTPSEKKIAILGQMNEMGAFSKQEHENLGKLLASKNIETIVLYGEEMQYALNFLPKAYYFTDKFSLHNWLQDTTLTNSLILIKGSRGAKMETVLDFL